The Candidatus Binatus sp. genome contains the following window.
GCGAGTGGGATCATCGCTTCGATGTCGTCGTCGTCGGCTCAGGCGCCGGCGCGATGATTTCCGCGATCTGCGCGCACGACCTCGGGCAATCGGTCGTGGTGATCGAAAAGGCCGACGTGTACGGCGGCACGACGGCGATTTCCGGCGGTGCCGTGTGGGTGCCGTGCAATCATCAGATCGATGCGGCAGGCGGCGCCGACAGTTACGACGACGCGATGAACTATCTGAGGGCCGCAACGCGCGGAATGGTCAGCGAGGCGCGGCTCCGCGCGTATCTCGACCATGCGCCGCAGATGGTTCGTTACCTCGAAGAAAAAACGCGGATGCGTTACCGCGCGATGCCCGGTTATTCCGATTACTACCCCGAACTTCCCGGCGCGAAGCCCGGCTGCCGCACGATGGATCCATTGCCATTCGACGCCGCGCAACTCGGCGAGGAGTTCGATCGGTTGCGCGCGCCCTCGCCGGGCACGCTGATCGCGGGGCGGGTCGGGATGACGGCGGGAGAAGCGCATTCGATCCTCGCGAAGGAACGCGGCTGGATGATGCTGGTCGTCAAGCGATTCGCCAAGTATTGGCTCGACGTTCGCTGGCGCAGGCGCACCAGGCGCGATCGCCGTCTCACGCTCGGCAACGCGCTGGTCGGCGCGCTCCGGCGCTCGATGATGGATCGCGGGATCGCACTGTGGCTCGGCACCGCGCTCGACACCGTTGTTAGTGATGGACGGCGCGTAACCGGCGTGATCGCGAATCGAGCAGGTAAGCCGATTCGAATCGCGGCGAATCGCGGGGTGATCCTTGGCGCGGGCGGATTCGAGCACAACCAGGCGATGCGCGATCAATACTTGCCGCATCCGACCAGCGCCGAATGGACCACGACGCCGGAATCCAACACTGGCGATGCGATCCGCGCGGGCCAGCGGGTCGGCGCGCA
Protein-coding sequences here:
- a CDS encoding FAD-binding protein, yielding MSDIVGTSARIDGEWDHRFDVVVVGSGAGAMISAICAHDLGQSVVVIEKADVYGGTTAISGGAVWVPCNHQIDAAGGADSYDDAMNYLRAATRGMVSEARLRAYLDHAPQMVRYLEEKTRMRYRAMPGYSDYYPELPGAKPGCRTMDPLPFDAAQLGEEFDRLRAPSPGTLIAGRVGMTAGEAHSILAKERGWMMLVVKRFAKYWLDVRWRRRTRRDRRLTLGNALVGALRRSMMDRGIALWLGTALDTVVSDGRRVTGVIANRAGKPIRIAANRGVILGAGGFEHNQAMRDQYLPHPTSAEWTTTPESNTGDAIRAGQRVGAQLALMDMAWWAPTVFVPGKEKRRALFVERALPGCVMVNKLGRRFVDEAAPYSDIVTAMYADHQASGANLPAWMIFDADFRRKYPCGPLLPGMVQSDSSLPKDWADKVYFKDDSLEALANRIGIDRAGLAETIRLMNSYAATGIDRDFGKGANTFDRYYGDSNVKPNPCLAPIAKPPFYALRIDAGDIGTKGGLLTDEHARVLREDGQPIPGLYAIGNTSAAVMGPSYPGAGSTIGPAMTFGYVAAHHLAGV